A DNA window from Acidihalobacter prosperus contains the following coding sequences:
- a CDS encoding MipA/OmpV family protein: MLAWTTSAQAELRPLWELGAGVGVTSIPAYRGARGEVNYILPLPYFVYRGRFLRSDRQGLRGVFYQGERVQINLSAYAGPPVQSGQIPARAGMPNLSPSFEIGPSLQYVLIESPDLELDLRLPVRAAFTLSFKPIGWISTPHLNLTLPDFRGSGWIVGASIGPNFADRRYHAYFYDVATAYARPGRPAYSATSGYSGSSVYLSASRRFGPYWVGAFLRYDNLAGASFVSSPLVETQQYLAAGMGVSWIFATSSRLVESEEP; the protein is encoded by the coding sequence ATGCTCGCCTGGACAACCTCGGCCCAGGCCGAGCTGCGTCCCCTGTGGGAGCTTGGCGCCGGCGTGGGGGTGACGTCCATCCCCGCGTACCGGGGCGCGCGCGGCGAGGTCAACTACATCCTGCCGTTACCCTATTTCGTGTATCGGGGGCGATTTCTGCGTTCCGATCGTCAGGGGCTGCGCGGCGTGTTCTATCAGGGCGAGCGCGTCCAGATCAACCTGAGCGCGTATGCCGGGCCTCCGGTCCAGAGCGGGCAGATTCCAGCGCGTGCGGGCATGCCGAATCTCAGCCCCAGCTTCGAAATCGGTCCTTCCCTGCAATATGTGCTGATCGAATCGCCCGATCTCGAGCTGGATCTGCGCCTGCCGGTGCGGGCGGCCTTCACGCTGTCCTTCAAGCCTATCGGCTGGATCAGCACGCCCCATCTCAACCTCACCCTGCCGGATTTCCGCGGCAGCGGCTGGATCGTGGGCGCCTCGATTGGCCCCAATTTTGCCGATCGTCGCTATCATGCCTACTTTTACGATGTGGCCACGGCCTATGCGCGCCCGGGCAGGCCAGCCTATTCCGCGACGTCGGGTTACAGCGGCAGCAGCGTATATCTGAGTGCCAGTCGACGCTTCGGCCCATACTGGGTGGGTGCCTTTCTGCGCTACGATAATCTCGCCGGCGCGAGTTTCGTGTCGAGCCCTCTGGTCGAAACCCAGCAATATCTGGCTGCCGGCATGGGCGTCAGCTGGATATTCGCCACGTCCTCGCGCCTGGTCGAAAGCGAGGAGCCCTAG
- a CDS encoding phosphopantetheine-binding protein has product MDQAAGIEQEVADLIISTLNLDEVGVTEIDPDAPLFREGLGLDSIDALELALAISGRYGFQIKSDDSETLSIFSSLRSLAEHIQRNRIR; this is encoded by the coding sequence ATGGATCAAGCGGCAGGGATCGAACAGGAAGTGGCCGATCTGATCATCTCAACACTCAATCTCGACGAAGTCGGCGTGACCGAAATCGATCCCGACGCGCCCCTGTTTCGCGAGGGCCTGGGCCTGGACTCCATCGACGCGCTGGAACTCGCGCTCGCCATCTCCGGCCGCTATGGCTTCCAGATCAAGTCGGACGACAGCGAGACCCTGAGCATTTTTTCCTCGTTGCGCAGCCTTGCCGAACACATCCAGCGCAACCGGATCCGTTAG
- a CDS encoding COG4648 family protein, with amino-acid sequence MRRWPILLLAYPIVAHLGVVYGTPVPAIILLIALLSLSFRQAMVRRERTHVLILTLYAVGTLTMIDWLGLRGALYLPPVMANATVAYWFARSLMPGQTDLITRIAAQIEPEMTPDLTRYCRRVSWAWACFSAALALATAAIAIAAPIEIWSWFTNFAIYLLIAGFFIGEWLTRIWVLGRGRTAGPLRILKSLPHFDYRRLLYA; translated from the coding sequence ATGCGACGCTGGCCAATCCTGTTGCTCGCATACCCGATCGTGGCTCACCTCGGCGTTGTCTACGGCACGCCGGTCCCCGCCATCATCCTGCTGATCGCCTTGCTATCGCTGAGCTTCCGCCAGGCCATGGTGCGCCGCGAACGCACCCACGTGCTGATACTGACCCTGTACGCGGTCGGCACGCTGACGATGATCGACTGGCTCGGCCTGCGGGGGGCGCTCTACCTGCCGCCCGTGATGGCGAACGCGACGGTCGCGTACTGGTTCGCCCGTTCGCTGATGCCGGGGCAGACGGACCTGATTACCCGGATCGCGGCCCAAATCGAACCCGAAATGACGCCGGACCTGACGCGCTATTGCCGCCGGGTTTCCTGGGCGTGGGCCTGCTTCTCCGCCGCGCTCGCCCTGGCAACGGCGGCGATCGCGATCGCCGCGCCCATCGAGATATGGTCCTGGTTCACCAATTTCGCCATTTACCTGCTGATTGCCGGCTTTTTCATCGGCGAATGGCTGACGCGCATTTGGGTACTGGGCCGCGGCCGCACCGCAGGGCCGCTTCGCATCCTCAAGAGCCTGCCCCACTTCGATTATCGGCGATTGCTGTACGCATGA
- a CDS encoding AMP-binding protein: MSVPSSPLIRDSAHPIAWRGGHAVDRERFLADVRAAATALPDNPHVINLCHDRYHFMVAFAAALLRGQLSLLPPSRAPEVIDEIADEYDAYCLSDGPIEGLNRPLHPLRLAKTHGPENIPHIANTQAAILIFTSGSTGRAQGYRKTWGQLVTGTTLALQRFGFDEHPQHLLATVPPQHMYGLESTVLYAMLGPNAVHAGHPFYPEDIRAALNHLPRPRTLVTTPIHLRAMTRAGLRWPAADALLCATAPLDGGLAFDAERLFEAPVHEIYGFTEAGAVASREPVRNPCWQLYEGMRLTRAGDDWQIEGPQLERPQTLSDRIEHDRDGCFALLGRKADLLNIAGKRTTLSELNHRLLSIEGVIDGCFIQPDPERERLAALVVAPTLDEAILLRLLARRMDPVFLPRPLVRLSALPRTDTGKLPRQALLSLIDRARLTA, from the coding sequence ATGAGCGTCCCCTCCTCACCGCTGATACGCGACAGCGCCCATCCCATCGCTTGGCGGGGCGGCCATGCAGTCGATCGTGAACGCTTCCTTGCCGACGTCCGCGCCGCCGCCACCGCCCTGCCGGACAATCCGCACGTCATCAATCTCTGTCATGACCGCTATCACTTCATGGTGGCGTTTGCCGCCGCACTGTTGCGCGGGCAGCTCAGCCTGCTGCCGCCGAGTCGTGCGCCCGAGGTGATCGACGAAATTGCGGATGAATATGACGCCTATTGCCTGTCCGACGGACCGATCGAAGGATTGAACCGCCCACTGCACCCGCTGCGTCTCGCCAAGACGCACGGCCCAGAGAACATTCCCCATATCGCAAATACCCAGGCCGCCATCCTGATCTTCACTTCTGGCAGCACCGGACGCGCCCAGGGGTACCGCAAAACCTGGGGCCAGCTCGTCACCGGCACGACCCTGGCCCTGCAGCGCTTCGGCTTCGACGAACACCCACAGCACCTGCTCGCAACGGTCCCGCCACAACATATGTACGGGCTGGAATCGACCGTGCTCTACGCCATGCTAGGGCCCAATGCCGTGCACGCAGGCCACCCCTTCTACCCGGAAGACATTCGCGCCGCACTGAACCATTTGCCGCGACCGCGCACGCTGGTCACGACGCCGATACACCTGCGGGCAATGACGCGCGCGGGACTCCGCTGGCCGGCCGCCGACGCCCTGCTGTGCGCGACCGCGCCCCTCGACGGCGGCCTCGCCTTCGACGCCGAGCGTCTGTTCGAGGCGCCAGTACATGAAATCTACGGATTCACCGAAGCAGGCGCGGTCGCCAGCCGGGAACCTGTGCGGAACCCATGCTGGCAACTTTACGAGGGCATGCGCCTCACGCGCGCCGGCGATGACTGGCAGATAGAAGGGCCGCAGCTCGAGCGCCCGCAAACCTTGTCGGACCGGATCGAACACGATCGCGACGGCTGCTTCGCGCTGCTCGGACGCAAGGCCGATCTACTCAACATCGCCGGGAAGCGCACCACGCTGAGTGAGCTGAACCACCGTCTGCTTTCCATAGAAGGCGTCATCGACGGCTGCTTCATTCAGCCTGACCCGGAACGCGAGCGGCTCGCGGCACTGGTTGTCGCACCGACATTGGACGAGGCCATCTTGCTGCGATTGCTGGCCCGCCGCATGGACCCGGTCTTTCTCCCTCGCCCGCTGGTCAGACTCTCCGCTCTGCCCCGGACCGATACCGGCAAGCTGCCGCGGCAAGCCTTGCTCTCGCTGATCGATCGCGCCAGATTGACGGCGTGA
- a CDS encoding LpxL/LpxP family acyltransferase, protein MSRRWTAQTELSNRWAMGLLSWVALHLGRRTARLALLPITAYYLLRAGESRRQSRAYLSRVLGRPAGLRDVARHMHCFAATILDRVFLLSGRDAGLDIRIHGEAELWRRVERGEGCLLLGAHLGSFEVLRALGVRRHALPIRVLMYPEHNQTLTRMLSALNPAIADTVIPLGGIDTLLRVRERLAAGDLIGLLGDRVAESDKTLACDFLGGTATFPRGPLLTAAALKAPVLLCFGLYRGGNRYDIHFEPLTPALDVARGRRDEATAELTRRYAERLEHYTRLAPYNWFNFYDYWQS, encoded by the coding sequence ATGAGCCGTCGCTGGACTGCGCAGACCGAGCTGAGCAACCGTTGGGCCATGGGCTTGCTCAGCTGGGTCGCCCTGCACCTGGGACGGCGGACCGCAAGACTCGCCCTGCTGCCGATCACCGCCTACTACCTGCTGCGCGCTGGCGAGTCCCGACGCCAGTCGCGCGCCTACCTTTCGCGCGTGCTCGGCCGACCGGCCGGGCTGCGTGACGTCGCGCGCCACATGCACTGCTTCGCTGCCACCATCCTCGACCGGGTGTTCCTGCTCTCGGGGCGCGACGCCGGCCTGGACATCCGCATTCATGGCGAGGCGGAGCTGTGGCGTCGGGTCGAGCGCGGCGAAGGCTGTCTGCTGCTCGGCGCGCATCTCGGCAGTTTCGAGGTGCTGCGCGCGCTCGGGGTACGGCGTCACGCCCTACCCATCCGCGTGCTCATGTACCCAGAACACAACCAGACCCTGACCCGCATGTTGAGCGCGCTCAATCCAGCCATCGCCGACACCGTGATTCCGCTCGGCGGCATCGATACCCTGCTGCGGGTCAGGGAGCGACTGGCCGCCGGCGATCTGATCGGCCTGCTGGGGGACCGGGTTGCCGAAAGCGACAAGACGCTGGCCTGCGACTTTCTCGGCGGCACCGCCACCTTTCCCAGAGGCCCGCTGCTGACCGCCGCAGCGCTCAAGGCGCCGGTCCTGCTATGCTTCGGCCTCTATCGCGGCGGCAACCGCTACGACATTCACTTCGAACCGCTGACGCCGGCGCTCGACGTGGCGCGGGGTCGGCGCGACGAGGCGACCGCCGAGCTGACCCGGCGCTATGCCGAACGCCTGGAGCACTATACCCGCCTGGCCCCATACAACTGGTTCAACTTCTATGACTACTGGCAATCCTGA
- a CDS encoding LolA-related protein — MAVLIVLLPWPAQAAATWTLGDLMHGFARIASASAQYTETRSSSFVDIPLISRGRFSYRAPDYLAKRADGGSGYIVRGNEVEVLGSQPARRLHLDNYPPLEALIAALRATLSGNTATLRRYFALKLTGTSAGWRLQLTPTGQELARYITGITLQGVANRLTRIDIQQGDGDHSELTLNHQVIRERPHPAA; from the coding sequence ATGGCCGTGCTGATCGTTCTGCTGCCATGGCCGGCTCAAGCCGCGGCGACCTGGACCCTCGGCGATCTCATGCACGGATTCGCGCGCATCGCTTCGGCTTCAGCGCAATACACCGAGACCCGCAGTTCGAGCTTCGTGGACATTCCGCTGATCAGTCGCGGTCGCTTCAGCTACCGTGCGCCCGACTATCTCGCCAAGCGCGCCGATGGCGGCAGCGGCTATATCGTGCGCGGCAACGAGGTCGAAGTGCTCGGCAGCCAGCCGGCGCGCCGGCTGCATCTCGACAATTATCCCCCGCTCGAAGCCCTGATCGCGGCACTGCGCGCCACGCTCTCGGGCAATACCGCGACGCTGCGCCGTTACTTCGCCCTGAAACTGACGGGCACTTCCGCCGGCTGGCGCCTGCAGCTCACGCCCACCGGGCAGGAACTGGCGCGGTACATCACCGGCATCACGCTGCAAGGTGTTGCCAACCGCCTGACCCGCATCGACATCCAACAGGGCGACGGCGATCACAGCGAGCTGACGCTCAATCACCAGGTCATCCGTGAACGCCCCCACCCCGCCGCCTGA
- a CDS encoding MMPL family transporter, with protein MNAPTPPPERRWTGPLIWLALCAAGALYLAGGARLATSLAAFMPPGKTQAQRLMLTQMQDSPATRAILIGIAGGDRVRRAAASRAYAHSLASSHLFTRVANGAFTPGLDDNPRLFAWRYLLSPTVRPEDFTVEGLHAALERQLEALNSPLGMISRRYLAADPTGSYLAMLESWRPAQQPERRDGVWVAPDGSVALLLVQTRAPGLDLDAMQHVVEALHQRFDALPQAHGLHLILSGTPVIAVHSRDTIKADAQLFSTAASVALALLLLLAYRSVRLLLLAALPLLSAVLAGAVAVNLGFGEIQGITVAFGSTLLGVAVDYPMHLFSHLQREMTARQSLRHIWPTLRLGVLTTAAGYLGLLGTRFSGLMQLGVFAIAGLLAAAAVTRWVLPQLIPAGYAPTMRLRTLTHLSETACRWPARHKWGVACLLAITALGALWLQRGHLWEDNLAALSPVSPASLATDRRLRTDLNAPDVGQLVVIQAADAQTALKRSLALAEALKTPLARGWLRGEEMAARYLPPAAVQKQRQAAIPAPAQLAERLQEALAGLPFKPGVFAPFLHDAAAARHLSPVTPDEVRGTLLGARVDNLLYAQGGHWYALIPLIGVSAPQALAGWFAAHPMPGVTYLDTHTESTHLMRSFREQTVGQLGLVGTAILLVLFVGLRDPREVLRVLAPLALAELIDLAVLVSLDERLTLFHLIALLMVAGISIDYALFFARPDSAPQGRRRTLHALTLCAASTVGVFAILALSSLPVLRALGLTAAIGVGVAYPLAMLLAQRPGTPPAAERALS; from the coding sequence GTGAACGCCCCCACCCCGCCGCCTGAACGTCGATGGACCGGGCCGCTGATCTGGCTCGCGCTGTGCGCCGCCGGTGCGCTTTACCTTGCCGGCGGCGCACGACTTGCCACCAGTCTGGCTGCCTTCATGCCCCCCGGCAAAACGCAGGCGCAACGCCTGATGCTGACCCAGATGCAGGATTCGCCCGCCACCCGCGCGATCCTGATCGGCATCGCCGGCGGCGACCGTGTCCGCCGGGCCGCCGCCAGTCGCGCCTACGCGCACAGCCTGGCATCGAGTCATCTGTTCACCCGCGTGGCCAACGGCGCCTTTACACCCGGTCTCGACGACAACCCGCGTCTGTTCGCCTGGCGTTATCTGCTCAGCCCCACGGTGAGGCCCGAGGATTTCACCGTCGAGGGTCTGCACGCCGCGCTCGAACGCCAGCTTGAGGCGCTCAATTCGCCGCTCGGCATGATCAGCCGGCGCTATCTGGCCGCCGATCCCACCGGCAGCTATCTCGCCATGCTCGAATCCTGGCGCCCGGCGCAGCAGCCCGAACGCCGCGACGGCGTCTGGGTTGCGCCGGACGGCAGCGTTGCCCTGCTGCTGGTACAGACGCGCGCGCCCGGCCTCGACCTGGATGCGATGCAACATGTGGTGGAGGCCCTGCACCAGCGCTTCGACGCACTGCCGCAGGCGCATGGCCTGCACCTGATACTCAGCGGCACGCCGGTCATCGCGGTGCACTCGCGCGATACCATCAAGGCGGATGCACAGCTGTTCAGCACCGCCGCCAGCGTGGCCCTCGCCCTGTTGCTGTTGCTGGCATACCGTTCCGTGCGCCTGCTCCTGCTCGCCGCCCTGCCGCTGCTCAGCGCCGTCCTTGCCGGCGCGGTGGCCGTCAATCTCGGATTCGGCGAGATCCAGGGCATCACCGTGGCCTTCGGCTCGACCCTGCTCGGCGTGGCCGTCGACTACCCGATGCACCTGTTCAGCCACCTGCAGCGCGAAATGACGGCACGACAGAGCCTGAGGCACATCTGGCCGACCCTGCGGCTGGGCGTGCTGACTACCGCTGCCGGCTACCTGGGTCTGCTCGGCACCCGTTTCAGCGGACTGATGCAACTCGGCGTGTTCGCGATCGCCGGCCTGCTCGCCGCGGCTGCCGTCACGCGCTGGGTGCTGCCGCAGCTCATACCGGCCGGTTACGCACCGACGATGCGCCTGCGCACGCTGACGCACCTGTCGGAAACCGCCTGCCGCTGGCCGGCCCGGCACAAATGGGGCGTGGCCTGCTTGCTCGCGATCACCGCGCTCGGCGCCCTGTGGCTGCAGAGAGGGCATCTGTGGGAAGACAATCTGGCCGCGCTCAGCCCGGTGAGTCCTGCCAGCCTCGCCACCGACCGGCGCCTTCGCACCGATCTCAATGCACCCGACGTCGGTCAACTCGTGGTGATTCAGGCGGCGGATGCCCAGACCGCGCTCAAGCGCAGTCTGGCGCTTGCCGAAGCGCTCAAGACCCCGCTCGCACGCGGCTGGCTGCGCGGCGAGGAAATGGCCGCACGCTACCTGCCGCCCGCCGCGGTGCAGAAACAGCGTCAGGCGGCAATCCCCGCACCCGCCCAACTTGCCGAACGGCTGCAAGAGGCGCTCGCCGGCCTGCCGTTCAAGCCCGGCGTGTTCGCCCCCTTCCTGCACGATGCGGCGGCGGCGCGGCACCTCTCCCCGGTGACTCCGGACGAAGTTCGCGGCACGCTGCTCGGTGCCCGCGTCGACAATCTGCTGTATGCGCAGGGCGGCCACTGGTACGCGCTGATCCCGCTCATCGGCGTCAGCGCGCCCCAGGCGCTGGCCGGCTGGTTCGCCGCCCACCCGATGCCGGGCGTCACCTATCTCGACACCCACACCGAATCGACGCACCTGATGCGCAGCTTCCGTGAACAAACCGTGGGTCAGCTCGGCCTGGTGGGCACCGCGATACTGCTGGTGCTGTTCGTGGGACTGCGCGACCCGCGCGAGGTCCTCCGCGTGCTGGCGCCGCTTGCGCTCGCGGAGCTGATCGACCTCGCCGTGCTGGTTTCGCTGGACGAGCGCCTGACCCTGTTCCATCTGATCGCCTTGCTGATGGTGGCCGGCATCAGCATCGATTACGCGTTGTTCTTTGCTCGCCCCGACAGCGCACCGCAAGGTCGGCGACGCACGCTGCACGCCCTCACCCTGTGCGCGGCTTCCACGGTCGGCGTATTTGCTATCCTAGCCCTTTCGTCACTGCCCGTACTGCGCGCGCTCGGCCTGACCGCGGCGATCGGCGTCGGCGTCGCCTATCCGCTGGCGATGCTGCTCGCCCAACGCCCGGGCACTCCCCCGGCAGCCGAACGGGCGCTGTCCTGA
- a CDS encoding beta-ketoacyl-[acyl-carrier-protein] synthase family protein → MRALKIASYTLTNALGRGRDATLTALREQRGGLRPNDFGTDGPTTWIGRVDGIESQALDGPFSVYDCRNNRLAALALGADGFEADCAALRARVGADRIGVFVGTSTSGIEQTERAYRARPDSDAPLPDWYDYAHTHDMFSLADFVRTRLALRGPAMTVSTACSSSAKVFATAWRHIETGLCDAAVVGGVDSLCRMTLHGFDALQLVSSAPCRPADVDRDGISIGEAAAFALLEPAGREDNGTPCILGYGESNDAYHMSSPAPDGRGAAEAMRAALRRAALQAADIDFVHLHGTATPANDAAEDRAVHAIFGPRTPCASTKGWTGHTLGAAGASNALIAAMCVEQGLMPGSLNTTSVDPQLVCRVLTEGKATPVARIMSNAFGFGGSNACLIVGYPT, encoded by the coding sequence ATGCGGGCACTCAAGATTGCTTCATACACCCTGACCAACGCCCTTGGGCGAGGGCGCGACGCCACGCTGACGGCGCTGCGCGAACAGCGCGGCGGGCTGCGGCCGAACGATTTCGGCACGGACGGCCCGACAACCTGGATCGGGCGGGTCGACGGCATCGAGTCGCAGGCGCTGGACGGTCCGTTCTCCGTCTATGACTGCCGCAACAACCGCCTGGCCGCGCTGGCACTCGGCGCCGACGGCTTCGAGGCGGATTGCGCGGCATTGCGCGCGCGCGTCGGCGCCGACCGCATCGGCGTATTCGTCGGTACCAGCACCTCCGGCATCGAGCAGACCGAACGCGCCTACCGGGCGCGTCCGGACTCGGATGCGCCATTGCCTGACTGGTACGATTATGCGCACACCCATGATATGTTCTCGCTCGCGGATTTCGTGCGCACACGCCTGGCGCTGCGCGGCCCGGCGATGACCGTCTCGACCGCCTGCTCGTCCAGCGCCAAGGTTTTCGCCACGGCCTGGCGTCATATCGAAACCGGCCTGTGCGACGCCGCGGTGGTCGGAGGCGTCGACAGCCTCTGCCGCATGACGCTGCATGGCTTCGACGCACTGCAACTGGTTTCGTCCGCACCCTGCCGCCCGGCCGACGTCGACCGCGACGGCATCAGCATTGGCGAGGCCGCCGCCTTCGCCCTGCTCGAGCCGGCAGGACGGGAGGACAACGGCACACCCTGCATACTCGGTTATGGCGAAAGCAACGACGCCTACCATATGTCGTCGCCGGCACCCGACGGACGCGGTGCCGCCGAGGCCATGCGCGCAGCGCTGCGTCGCGCCGCCTTGCAGGCGGCGGACATCGATTTCGTCCACCTGCACGGTACCGCCACGCCCGCCAACGATGCCGCCGAAGACCGTGCCGTACATGCGATCTTCGGCCCGCGCACGCCATGCGCGTCGACCAAGGGCTGGACCGGGCACACCCTGGGTGCGGCGGGCGCGAGCAATGCCCTGATCGCGGCGATGTGCGTCGAGCAGGGCCTCATGCCCGGCAGCCTCAACACCACATCGGTCGATCCGCAATTGGTCTGCCGCGTTCTGACCGAAGGCAAGGCAACCCCCGTCGCGCGCATCATGAGCAACGCCTTCGGCTTCGGCGGCAGCAATGCCTGCCTGATCGTCGGGTACCCGACATGA
- a CDS encoding beta-ketoacyl synthase chain length factor, with amino-acid sequence MIACRVLGIGIAAPGLPDWRTAQPVLAGRKPYVAAQMPRPNPTRLPANERRRASAAIRLALDVADQAARDAGIEPARTASVFTSSSGDSDVIHGICQALCAPAPALSPTAFHNSVHNAPAGYWSIATRAVPPYTALSAQDGSFAAGLIEAGTQLSCEGGPILLVAYEVPIPHPLNMQRPAREHFACALVLDRADDGAARLTFEYAAPRTGKGGPTALGDPGLESLRRDNAAAHALPLLALLAAGRPDEVVLPSNAHGAMRARYTPC; translated from the coding sequence ATGATCGCCTGCCGCGTACTCGGCATCGGTATCGCCGCGCCCGGCCTGCCCGACTGGCGCACCGCGCAGCCCGTACTCGCGGGCAGGAAACCCTATGTCGCGGCGCAAATGCCACGCCCGAATCCGACCCGCCTGCCTGCAAACGAGCGCCGTCGTGCCAGCGCGGCCATCCGGCTGGCGCTGGACGTGGCCGACCAGGCCGCCCGGGACGCCGGGATCGAACCGGCCCGCACCGCTTCCGTTTTCACCTCGTCCAGTGGCGATAGCGACGTGATCCACGGCATCTGCCAGGCACTGTGTGCACCGGCACCCGCACTCTCGCCCACCGCCTTCCACAACTCGGTCCACAACGCACCGGCCGGATACTGGTCCATCGCCACCCGCGCCGTGCCTCCCTATACCGCGCTGTCCGCACAGGACGGTAGTTTTGCCGCCGGCTTGATCGAAGCAGGCACCCAGCTGTCATGCGAGGGCGGGCCTATCCTGTTGGTTGCCTACGAGGTACCGATCCCTCATCCCCTGAACATGCAACGGCCCGCGCGCGAGCATTTCGCCTGCGCCCTGGTGCTTGACCGGGCCGACGACGGGGCGGCCCGACTCACGTTCGAATACGCCGCCCCGCGCACTGGCAAAGGCGGACCCACCGCGCTCGGCGACCCCGGCCTGGAATCCCTGCGCCGCGACAACGCGGCGGCGCACGCGTTGCCGCTCCTCGCGCTGCTGGCCGCCGGGCGACCGGACGAGGTCGTGCTGCCCTCGAACGCACACGGCGCGATGCGCGCGCGCTACACGCCGTGTTGA
- a CDS encoding glycosyltransferase family 2 protein: MKVFAVIPAYNEVRTLSELVAGARAHVDHVVVVDDGSSDGTAESLQPLPDGVTLLRNAGNRGKAAALWRGFRHALEAGATHVVTLDADGQHRPEDIPRLLAALKPDDDALILGERRDKRATAPRMRRFANAFADFWISLAAGQRLRDSQSGFRVYPVGLLSTLHFVERRRKSFVFETELLVAAVYGGFAIRYVDIASLYLHDARASHYRAVYDTTQIVIVVAGMLLDPRLALPRLRHLIRGLVRARQRASAAPTRE; the protein is encoded by the coding sequence ATGAAGGTCTTCGCCGTTATCCCCGCCTACAACGAAGTCCGAACGTTATCCGAATTGGTGGCCGGGGCACGCGCGCACGTCGATCATGTCGTCGTGGTGGACGACGGCTCCTCCGACGGTACCGCGGAAAGCCTGCAACCGCTGCCGGATGGCGTCACGCTGCTGCGCAATGCCGGCAATCGCGGCAAGGCGGCCGCGCTCTGGCGTGGCTTCCGCCACGCGCTGGAGGCGGGCGCCACGCATGTCGTAACCCTGGATGCCGACGGCCAGCACCGCCCCGAGGACATACCCCGCCTGCTGGCGGCGCTGAAACCGGACGACGACGCGCTGATCCTCGGCGAGCGGCGCGACAAGCGGGCCACCGCGCCGAGAATGCGGCGCTTCGCCAATGCCTTCGCCGATTTCTGGATATCGCTCGCGGCCGGCCAGCGCCTGCGCGACAGTCAGTCGGGCTTTCGCGTCTACCCGGTCGGGCTGCTGTCGACCCTGCATTTCGTCGAGCGGCGCCGCAAGAGCTTCGTTTTCGAGACCGAACTGCTGGTGGCCGCCGTCTATGGCGGTTTTGCCATTCGCTATGTCGATATCGCCAGCCTGTACCTGCACGATGCCCGGGCAAGCCACTACCGCGCGGTCTACGACACCACTCAGATCGTCATCGTGGTCGCGGGCATGCTGCTCGATCCGCGTCTCGCGCTGCCGCGCTTGAGGCACCTGATACGCGGCCTCGTCCGCGCGCGTCAGCGCGCATCCGCCGCGCCCACGCGCGAGTAG
- a CDS encoding DsrE family protein: protein MKTSIRLLQGVLLLFVVGGSVSATVAAAATQTEPVTVHMLVMVDRSSPEDWMVAMNLLRHTIRYQGIDHSELELMAIGPGMKLLLKGTPYAQDIQSLAQYGVQFVLCRRNLAAAHIPVARAAAGVGIVGDSVVELQRRQSEGWVIAWP from the coding sequence ATGAAGACATCGATCCGATTGTTGCAGGGCGTGCTCCTGCTGTTCGTCGTGGGCGGTTCGGTGTCGGCGACAGTGGCGGCCGCCGCGACGCAGACCGAACCCGTCACCGTACACATGCTGGTGATGGTCGACCGCTCCTCGCCCGAGGACTGGATGGTGGCGATGAATCTCCTGCGCCACACCATCCGCTATCAGGGCATCGACCATTCCGAACTCGAACTGATGGCCATCGGTCCAGGGATGAAGCTGCTGCTCAAGGGAACGCCTTATGCGCAGGATATCCAGAGTCTCGCGCAGTACGGCGTACAGTTCGTGCTGTGCCGGCGCAATCTCGCGGCCGCGCACATCCCTGTCGCGCGGGCGGCTGCGGGTGTCGGCATCGTCGGCGATTCGGTGGTCGAGCTGCAGCGGCGACAGTCGGAGGGGTGGGTGATCGCCTGGCCCTAG